In one Carassius carassius chromosome 14, fCarCar2.1, whole genome shotgun sequence genomic region, the following are encoded:
- the LOC132157294 gene encoding PDZ domain-containing protein 7-like yields MAHSSDTARKDMTNGAQTSAQPGPSGTSTLPRYLHKKQQRQKGVRSSSPMGRVILINSPVDGGDESEDIHTITVDKSEDGRLGFSVRGGSEHGLGIFVSKVEDESSAELAGLCVGDKLVEVNGISLESITMSSAVKVLTGNNRLRMVVRRVGKVPGIRYSKEKTTWVDLIHRRMVVEESGRTPSEASSDGALRRIVHLYTTSDDYCLGFNIRGGKEFGLGIYVSKLDPGGLAEQNGIKMGDQILAANGVSFEDITHSNAVEVLKSHTHVMLTIKEAGRYPAYKEMVAEYSWLNKLANGGQPASSQGSDSYSSTSSLSSGTPVSSLSGLSQVMFPPVFGSEMVDVCISTEDRSRRPSSERIETAMQTDPQEPDASSRSSRVLTTETSRTVGETVMLKDTVIRSGTAKTRTRTFSAGDKETLDSPKTAVLMALSKPRKPIRRSQSHITVSEDKQKKRRHQKVKVETERSTLQRSKTFVSLLFKSGRRRERSSSRDRKDKGSGDGHRGRSKSPKHLDNEPGKERGRPIINLLSSPRETRAGMREHSPIPSPETMAMLEDMARKLLTEDEVVAVMRHCKRFLVERVVEDLVRPLLAILDKPEKLLLLREVRMIIPPTDLGRFDSMVLPFELEAYDILKNRSVRSPVLHSPRHGGTPRRHLITPIPDYRGGFHLQPVQDLERERQLIEGLERLRLAGLPTGRLPPPRAFTPLLDVPVDTYITDSLRNRSLSPARPSWTHSESPHSAERTGRSPQRKDNGFPRTSHHDSLSSRGDSVPERGRSPYRNGHRMKSDKSQNGKEVKHTVMSAQRRSRTPLTQVFAPSSDQGWKEPVNGHSDSQETPPEQEYELTTVTISKTKQSLGISISGGIESKVQPMVKIEKIFPGGAASTSNVLKAGFELVSVDGESLQGVTHQHAVDAIRRAFSNKAKDPMEFIVKVPKNPRD; encoded by the exons ATGGCTCATTCGTCTGACACGGCACGTAAAGACATGACGAATGGGGCTCAGACCAGTGCCCAGCCAGGTCCCTCGGGCACTTCTACTCTACCACGCTACCTGCACAAGAAGCAGCAGCGCCAGAAAGGAGTGAGATCTTCCTCTCCTATGGGGAGGGTCATCCTCATCAATTCACCTGTCGATG GTGGGGATGAAAGTGAAGACATCCACACAATTACTGTGGACAAAAGTGAGGATGGCAGGCTGGGCTTCAGTGTGCGGGGAGGCTCTGAACACGGCCTGGGGATCTTTGTCAGCAAAGTTGAGGATGAGAGTTCTGCAG AGTTGGCAGGCCTGTGTGTCGGGGATAAGCTGGTTGAGGTGAATGGAATAAGTCTGGAGAGCATCACTATGAGCAGTGCTGTCAAAGTCCTCACTGGAAATAATCGTCTGCGCATGGTGGTAAGACGTGTGGGGAAGGTGCCAGGTATCCGCTATTCGAAAGAGAAGACTACATG GGTAGATCTAATTCACCGAAGAATGGTAGTGGAAGAAAGTGGTCGCACACCTTCAGAGGCCAGTTCAGATGGAGCCCTGCGCAGAATAGTGCACCTTTACACAACCTCAGATGACTACTGCCTGGGCTTCAACATCCGCGGTGGCAAAGAGTTTGGCCTGGGCATCTACGTCTCAAA GCTGGACCCTGGTGGCCTGGCGGAGCAAAATGGAATTAAAATGGGGGATCAGATTCTGGCGGCCAATGGAGTGAGTTTTGAGGACATCACACACAGCAATGCAGTAGAAGTGCTAAAGAGTCACACTCACGTGATGCTGACCATTAAG GAGGCTGGCCGATATCCTGCTTACAAGGAGATGGTGGCAGAGTACAGCTGGCTTAATAAAT TGGCTAATGGAGGCCAGCCCGCTTCCTCCCAGGGTTCAGACTCCTACTCCTccacttcctctctctcctccggGACGCCGGTCAGCTCTCTCAGTGGTCTCTCGCAGGTCATGTTCCCTCCTGTGTTTGGCTCAGAGATGGTGGATGTCTGTATCTCCACTGAGGACCGCTCACGCCGGCCCAGCTCTGAACGGATAGAGACCGCCATGCAGACGGACCCGCAGGAGCCCGATGCCTCATCAAGATCTAGTAGGGTCTTAACCACAGAAACCAGCCGAACGGTTGGCGAAACTGTCATGTTAAAAGACACAGTAATACGCAGCGGGACTGCCAAAACTCGGACAAGGACCTTCTCTGCTGGGGATAAAGAGACTTTGGACTCTCCTAAAACGGCAGTCCTAATGGCTCTCAGCAAGCCTCGCAAACCCATCCGCCGATCTCAGAGTCACATCACTGTGTCAG AGGACAAGCAGAAGAAAAGGAGGCATCAAAAGGTCAAGGTAGAGACGGAGAGAAGCACCCTGCAGCGCTCCAAAACCTTTGTCAGCTTGCTCTTTAAAAGTGGACGCAGGCGGGAAAGGTCGTCCTCTAGAGACAGGAAGGACAAAGGGTCAGGTGACGGTCACAGAGGAAGATCCAAATCCCCAAAACATTTAGATAATGAACCTG GTAAAGAGCGGGGTCGACCCATAATTAACCTGTTGAGTTCTCCCAGAGAGACTCGAGCTGGTATGAGGGAGCACAGCCCCATCCCCAGCCCGGAGACCATGGCCATGTTGGAGGATATGGCCCGCAAACTGCTCACCGAGGATGAGGTAGTGGCTGTCATGAGACACTGTAAAAGG TTTCTAGTTGAGCGTGTGGTTGAGGATCTGGTGCGCCCCCTGCTGGCCATCTTGGACAAGCCTGAGAAGCTTCTGCTGCTGAGGGAGGTTAG AATGATCATCCCTCCCACAGATCTGGGCCGTTTTGACAGTATGGTGTTGCCCTTTGAGCTTGAAGCCTATGACATACTCAAAAACCGCTCTG TAAGATCTCCTGTCCTGCATTCTCCTCGTCATGGTGGAACACCCCGTCGCCATTTAATAACCCCCATCCCAG ATTACCGGGGTGGATTCCACCTTCAGCCGGTACAGGATCTGGAGAGAGAACGGCAGCTCATTGAAGGACTGGAACGGCTGCGTTTGGCAGGTTTACCGACTGGACGTCTTCCTCCTCCTCGAGCTTTCACACCACTCTTGGATGTACCAGTGGACACTTACATCACAGACTCGCTCCGTAATCGTTCACTGAGTCCTGCTCGGCCCAGCTGGACACACTCAGAGTCTCCTCACAGCGCCGAACGCACCGGACGCTCCCCCCAGAGAAAAGACAACGGTTTCCCCAGGACATCACACCATGACTCTTTATCCAGCAGGGGTGATTCTGTCCCAGAGCGAGGGAGATCCCCTTATAGGAATGGACATCGAATGAAATCAGACAAATCCCAGAATGGTAAAGAGGTAAAGCATACCGTAATGAGTGCACAGCGCCGGAGTAGGACACCATTGACCCAGGTTTTTGCGCCCAGCTCGGATCAGGGCTGGAAAGAACCAGTGAATGGACACTCAGACAGCCAAGAAACCCCACCAGAGCAGGAGTATGAACTAACCACAGTTACTATCTCCAAGACCAAACAGTCCCTTG GAATAAGCATCTCAGGTGGGATTGAGTCAAAGGTGCAACCAATGGTGAAGATAGAGAAGATCTTTCCAGGGGGAGCGGCATCTACTAGTAATGTTCTGAAG
- the LOC132157295 gene encoding sideroflexin-1-like, whose amino-acid sequence MSGDLPLNINIKEARWDQGTFMGRAQHFFMVTDPRNVLLSSEVLEDARVTVENYRLGIIKPGLTEDELWRAKYIYDSAFHPDTGEKMLLVGRMSAQVPMNMTITGCMLTFYRTTPAVVFWQWVNQSFNAIVNYTNRSGDAAISMNQLGAAYISATTGAVVTALGLKSLTKHLPPIMGRFVPFAAVAAANCINIPFMRQRELKYGIPVNDAEGKRLGESSKAAQQAIIQVVVSRIGMAVPAMAIPPVIMNALEKKAFMKRFPVLNAPVQVGLVGLCLVFATPLCCALFPQKSSMKVSSLEPELQENIRQSNPNITTVYFNKGL is encoded by the exons ATGTCTGGAGATTTGCCTCTGAATATCAACATTAAGGAAGCACGATGGGACCAGGGCACGTTTATGGGCCGAGCCCAGCACTTCTTCATGGTGACTGACCCCAGAAATGTGCTGCTGTCCAGTGAGGTTTTAGAGGATGCCAGAGTTACTGTGGAGAACTACAG GTTGGGAATCATAAAGCCTGGGCTAACAGAAGATGAACTTTGGAGGGCCAAATACATCTACGACTCTGCTTTCCACCCAGACACAGGAGAGAAAATGCTGCTAGTTGGACGCATGTCTGCACAAGTGCCCATGAACATGACCATTACGGGTTGCATGCTTACCTTTTACAG gaCAACCCCAGCAGTGGTGTTCTGGCAGTGGGTAAACCAGTCCTTCAACGCCATCGTCAACTACACTAACCGCAGTGGAGACGCGGCAATCTCCATGAA TCAGCTTGGAGCAGCCTACATTAGTGCTACAACTGGAGCTGTAGTAACAGCCCTTGGACTGAAGTCTCTGACCAAG CACTTGCCACCTATTATGGGGCGTTTTGTTCCATTTGCTGCAGTGGCAGCAGCAAACTGTATCAACATACCCTTCATGAGACAAAG AGAGCTGAAGTATGGCATTCCTGTTAATGATGCTGAGGGAAAACGTCtcggagaatcaagtaaagctgctCAGCAAGCCATTATACAGGTGGTGGTGTCTCGTATCGGCATGGCAGTGCCAGCCATGG CTATTCCTCCAGTTATCATGAATGCCTTGGAGAAGAAGGCCTTCATGAAG CGGTTCCCGGTTCTCAATGCCCCTGTTCAAGTTGGACTTGTTGGACTCTG TCTGGTGTTTGCCACTCCACTGTGCTGTGCTCTGTTCCCACAGAAGAG TTCTATGAAGGTGAGCAGCCTGGAGCCGGAGCTTCAAGAGAATATACGACAAAGCAATCCGAACATCACTACGGTTTATTTTAACAAGGGTCTGTAG